The following coding sequences lie in one Zea mays cultivar B73 unplaced genomic scaffold, Zm-B73-REFERENCE-NAM-5.0 scaffold_45, whole genome shotgun sequence genomic window:
- the LOC118475436 gene encoding photosystem II protein D1 — MTAILERRESTSLWGRFCNWITSTENRLYIGWFGVLMIPTLLTATSVFIIAFIAAPPVDIDGIREPVSGSLLYGNNIISGAIIPTSAAIGLHFYPIWEAASVDEWLYNGGPYELIVLHFLLGVACYMGREWELSFRLGMRPWIAVAYSAPVAAATAVFLIYPIGQGSFSDGMPLGISGTFNFMIVFQAEHNILMHPFHMLGVAGVFGGSLFSAMHGSLVTSSLIRETTENESANEGYKFGQEEETYNIVAAHGYFGRLIFQYASFNNSRSLHFFLAAWPVVGIWFTALGISTMAFNLNGFNFNQSVVDSQGRVINTWADIINRANLGMEVMHERNAHNFPLDLAALEVPYLNG, encoded by the coding sequence ATGACTGCAATTTTAGAGAGACGCGAAAGTACAAGCCTGTGGGGTCGCTTCTGCAACTGGATAACTAGCACCGAAAACCGTCTTTACATTGGATGGTTCGGTGTTTTGATGATCCCTACCTTATTGACCGCAACTTCCGTATTTATTATCGCCTTCATCGCTGCTCCTCCAGTAGATATTGATGGTATTCGTGAGCCTGTTTCTGGTTCTTTACTTTATGGAAACAATATTATCTCTGGTGCTATTATTCCTACTTCTGCGGCGATCGGATTGCATTTTTACCCAATTTGGGAAGCTGCATCTGTTGATGAATGGTTATACAATGGCGGTCCTTATGAGCTAATTGTTCTACACTTCTTACTTGGTGTAGCTTGTTATATGGGTCGTGAGTGGGAACTTAGTTTCCGTCTGGGTATGCGCCCTTGGATTGCTGTTGCATATTCAGCTCCTGTTGCAGCTGCTACTGCTGTTTTCTTGATTTACCCTATTGGTCAAGGAAGTTTCTCTGATGGTATGCCTTTAGGAATATCTGGTACTTTCAACTTTATGATTGTATTCCAGGCAGAGCACAACATCCTTATGCATCCATTTCACATGTTAGGTGTAGCTGGTGTATTCGGCGGTTCCCTATTCAGTGCTATGCATGGTTCCTTGGTAACCTCTAGTTTGATCAGGGAAACCACTGAAAATGAGTCTGCTAATGAGGGTTACAAATTTGGTCAGGAAGAAGAGACTTATAATATTGTGGCTGCTCACGGTTATTTTGGTCGATTAATCTTCCAATATGCTAGTTTCAACAATTCTCGTTCTTTACACTTCTTCTTGGCTGCTTGGCCTGTAGTAGGGATCTGGTTCACTGCTTTAGGTATTAGTACTATGGCATTCAACCTAAATGGTTTCAATTTCAACCAATCTGTAGTTGATAGCCAAGGTCGCGTTATTAATACTTGGGCTGATATCATCAACCGTGCTAATCTTGGTATGGAGGTAATGCACGAACGTAATGCTCACAACTTCCCTCTAGACCTAGCTGCTCTTGAAGTTCCTTACCTTAATGGATAA